In a single window of the Candidatus Omnitrophota bacterium genome:
- a CDS encoding AcrB/AcrD/AcrF family protein, protein MSIPRFSVNNSLFVNLVSVIIIIIGLIVVLGMNREIFPNVSFDLVTITTVFPGATPEDVEKLITVPVEKELREVDGIKEINSTSASSTSLVLVKIDPDEPNKQKVVRDIQTAVDKVKDLPREIDDEPQVVEVTSKQYPIVEVSLSGEMSEQKLQEYADALEDDLEYIDGVARIQKSGYRDREVQVRVDPEKMEEYYVSMDEIETALAGRNVSLPAGKIDTETTEYSVRTTGEFQTAEEVANVIIRANDSGNWLKIKDVADVVDTFKEEDVINKTLGTRSINLVVLKKESGDAISIVDRIKNFSNKFLERVKGPLKVSYVNDYSFFARRRLNVLRNNAWWGIIIVIAIMLVFLQKRVAFFTVLGIPISFFATFIVMDMLGITINLISMFGLIVVLGMLVDDGIIVAENVYRYMEEGVKPQEAAIKGAEEVMGAITAAVFTTIAAFSPLLFMSGIIGKFIWNIPAVVITALLASLGEALIILPSHMADFVKINTDKAGKPRLKKEMPWFKNLVCSYTNLVASAMRNKYKVLIGLLLALGLCFFLATNVMKFILFPSAGINYFFIRGEAPIGTPLEKTEELMKPIEKIVSRLPGEELDTYVTTIGKIEEDRQDPFAGQGSNYAQITVYLVPEQDRKRGVEQIIDEVRRKTRDIKGFEDLRFDMPEAGPPVGKPVEARIRGEDFEVLDKIAHEYMDYLNTIDGVTDVTWDHKPGKEEIRVKVDHQKATMAGLSIQQVAKTIRGVFQGNIATKIKPVKAEEETDVTVMFDEDEKFDMEIFDAVLIRNRFGNLIPLKKIATIKKVPGTTTIKHLDGKRVVTASCNVDNDKITSLEVNRMLMEKFSDIDERYIGYNVKYGGEQEETIESLKDLAKAFFFAFLVIYLILASFFKSLIQPAVVMMAIPFGLIGVVVAFLLHGQAFSFMAILGVVGLNGIVVNDSIVLVDFINKLRRSGVSRNESIIKAGQMRLRPVILTTVTTAGGLSTVAYGIGGKDPFLVPMALSLCWGLVFATVLTLIVIPCIYSIIDDLAIRIAHQTSMIETHNLECDQKS, encoded by the coding sequence ATGAGCATTCCAAGGTTTAGCGTAAATAACTCACTTTTCGTGAATCTGGTATCGGTTATCATCATAATAATCGGTCTGATAGTCGTGCTGGGTATGAACAGGGAGATATTCCCTAATGTTTCATTTGATCTGGTCACGATAACAACAGTGTTCCCTGGGGCTACACCAGAGGATGTTGAAAAACTCATAACTGTTCCCGTTGAAAAAGAGCTTAGGGAAGTGGACGGTATTAAGGAGATAAATTCGACGTCTGCTTCGAGCACATCTCTTGTCCTTGTCAAGATCGACCCAGATGAACCTAATAAACAGAAGGTCGTAAGGGATATTCAGACGGCGGTCGATAAAGTGAAAGACCTGCCCAGGGAGATAGATGACGAGCCTCAGGTCGTGGAAGTCACTAGTAAACAGTACCCAATAGTAGAGGTGTCTCTCTCCGGAGAGATGTCCGAACAGAAACTCCAGGAATACGCGGACGCTCTTGAGGATGACCTGGAGTACATAGATGGAGTCGCCCGCATACAGAAAAGCGGATACCGGGACCGTGAAGTCCAGGTCAGGGTAGACCCCGAAAAGATGGAGGAATATTATGTTTCAATGGACGAGATCGAAACCGCTCTGGCCGGACGTAATGTAAGCTTGCCCGCGGGCAAGATCGATACTGAGACCACCGAGTATAGCGTGAGGACGACCGGTGAATTCCAGACCGCGGAAGAGGTCGCGAACGTTATCATAAGGGCCAATGATTCGGGTAACTGGCTTAAGATAAAAGATGTAGCCGACGTGGTCGATACCTTCAAGGAAGAAGACGTAATAAATAAGACCCTGGGTACCAGATCTATAAATCTTGTAGTATTGAAAAAGGAGTCGGGCGATGCTATTTCCATCGTTGACAGGATCAAGAACTTTAGCAATAAGTTCCTTGAGCGTGTCAAGGGGCCTTTGAAGGTCTCTTACGTCAATGATTATTCGTTCTTTGCAAGGCGCCGCCTAAATGTCCTGAGGAACAATGCCTGGTGGGGTATCATTATCGTTATAGCGATTATGCTGGTGTTCCTCCAGAAAAGGGTGGCTTTCTTCACGGTTCTGGGCATACCTATCTCTTTCTTCGCGACCTTTATCGTTATGGACATGTTAGGTATTACGATAAACCTGATAAGCATGTTCGGGTTGATCGTGGTCCTCGGCATGCTGGTCGATGACGGCATAATCGTCGCTGAGAACGTGTACCGGTACATGGAAGAGGGTGTCAAGCCCCAGGAAGCCGCCATAAAAGGTGCTGAGGAGGTCATGGGAGCCATAACGGCGGCGGTGTTTACCACCATCGCGGCTTTTTCTCCGCTGCTTTTCATGTCGGGGATAATCGGAAAGTTCATATGGAACATCCCGGCGGTCGTAATCACCGCACTGCTGGCGTCGCTCGGGGAGGCCCTCATAATCCTTCCCAGTCACATGGCGGATTTCGTGAAGATAAACACCGATAAAGCTGGAAAACCCAGACTAAAAAAAGAGATGCCGTGGTTCAAGAATCTGGTCTGTTCATACACGAACCTGGTCGCTTCCGCCATGAGGAACAAATACAAGGTTCTTATCGGGTTGCTGCTGGCGCTGGGCCTGTGTTTCTTTCTGGCCACTAACGTTATGAAATTCATACTTTTTCCCAGCGCGGGCATAAATTACTTCTTCATAAGGGGTGAAGCACCGATCGGTACACCCCTTGAAAAGACAGAAGAGCTCATGAAGCCGATCGAGAAAATTGTATCCCGCCTTCCGGGTGAAGAACTGGATACGTATGTAACTACCATAGGGAAGATCGAGGAGGACCGGCAGGATCCTTTCGCGGGACAGGGCAGTAACTACGCTCAGATAACGGTATATCTTGTGCCGGAGCAGGACCGAAAACGCGGAGTCGAACAGATCATAGACGAGGTGCGCCGTAAGACAAGGGATATAAAGGGGTTCGAGGACCTCCGTTTCGATATGCCAGAGGCCGGGCCTCCTGTAGGCAAGCCTGTCGAGGCTCGTATAAGAGGTGAGGATTTTGAGGTGCTGGACAAGATCGCGCACGAATACATGGACTACCTTAATACGATAGACGGCGTCACGGACGTAACTTGGGACCACAAGCCAGGCAAGGAAGAGATACGCGTTAAGGTCGATCATCAGAAAGCCACGATGGCCGGACTTTCCATACAGCAGGTTGCCAAGACCATCAGGGGTGTATTCCAGGGAAATATCGCTACTAAGATAAAACCGGTAAAGGCTGAGGAGGAGACGGATGTCACAGTCATGTTCGATGAAGATGAGAAGTTCGATATGGAGATTTTCGACGCAGTCCTTATTAGGAACAGGTTCGGGAACCTTATACCGCTGAAAAAGATCGCCACGATAAAAAAGGTCCCGGGAACCACCACCATAAAACATCTTGACGGTAAAAGGGTCGTTACCGCTTCCTGTAACGTGGATAACGATAAGATCACATCTTTGGAAGTAAACCGCATGCTGATGGAGAAATTCAGCGATATTGACGAAAGGTACATAGGCTATAACGTAAAATACGGCGGTGAGCAGGAGGAGACCATAGAATCGCTTAAGGATCTCGCCAAAGCGTTCTTTTTCGCCTTTTTGGTGATATATCTCATACTTGCTTCATTCTTTAAATCGCTTATTCAGCCCGCCGTGGTTATGATGGCAATACCTTTCGGCCTTATCGGAGTCGTGGTCGCTTTTCTTTTGCATGGGCAGGCTTTCTCCTTCATGGCCATTTTGGGAGTGGTGGGCCTCAACGGCATAGTAGTGAACGATTCCATAGTGCTTGTTGACTTTATCAATAAACTTCGGAGAAGCGGCGTGAGCAGGAATGAGTCCATCATAAAAGCCGGTCAGATGAGATTGAGACCCGTCATCCTGACGACCGTTACTACTGCTGGAGGACTTTCCACGGTGGCATATGGGATCGGAGGCAAGGACCCGTTCCTTGTTCCTATGGCCCTGTCGCTCTGCTGGGGGCTGG
- a CDS encoding MarR family transcriptional regulator encodes MATGKQEDFAVEMSRMLPTLMRAVTGRMEACLTDANLAVSHIVVLDMLREKGPCSMSELAQALNLSMGAATAIIDKMIQMELVERARSSEDRRVVNVTMRQKGSKISEEVNKMRVEATKELYSVLNESERNDYLRMIRKIYNNITKER; translated from the coding sequence ATGGCAACTGGTAAACAAGAAGATTTCGCTGTAGAAATGAGCAGGATGCTGCCGACCTTGATGAGAGCCGTGACCGGAAGGATGGAGGCATGTCTTACCGATGCGAACCTTGCCGTCTCACACATAGTTGTCTTGGACATGCTCCGGGAAAAGGGCCCGTGCTCTATGAGCGAACTCGCGCAGGCGCTTAATCTCTCCATGGGGGCCGCCACGGCGATAATAGATAAGATGATACAGATGGAACTTGTGGAGAGAGCGCGTTCCAGCGAGGACAGGAGGGTTGTCAATGTGACCATGCGCCAAAAGGGAAGTAAAATCTCCGAAGAGGTCAATAAGATGCGGGTAGAGGCCACCAAGGAACTTTATTCGGTTCTCAACGAATCAGAAAGAAACGATTACCTGAGAATGATACGCAAGATATACAACAATATAACCAAAGAGCGATGA